A window of Chthoniobacterales bacterium contains these coding sequences:
- a CDS encoding SIS domain-containing protein, which translates to MNTGLPSLLERYPTLEACKGELSAAFELLAATFRNGNKLLVCGNGGSAADSDHLVGELMKGFLKRRRLPATDAAKLEASGGKDIAGRLEGALAAISLPSQTALMTATANDGDYDLTFAQQVYGLGRPGDVLLAISTSGRAKNVCNAVIVAKAFGLKSIALTGRTGGDLAPLADIAIKVPSDNVAEIQELHLPVYHWLSTELEDVFFSGWQEPRSFF; encoded by the coding sequence GTGAACACCGGGCTGCCTTCGCTTCTGGAGCGCTATCCAACCCTGGAGGCGTGCAAAGGAGAATTGTCCGCCGCCTTCGAGCTGCTGGCAGCGACATTCCGCAACGGGAACAAACTCCTTGTTTGCGGCAACGGCGGGAGCGCGGCCGACAGCGACCATCTGGTCGGCGAGCTGATGAAAGGTTTTCTGAAACGGCGGCGGCTTCCGGCGACGGACGCCGCGAAGCTCGAGGCTAGCGGCGGGAAGGATATCGCCGGTCGCCTGGAGGGAGCGTTGGCGGCGATTTCGTTGCCGTCCCAAACGGCGTTGATGACCGCGACGGCGAATGACGGCGATTACGATCTGACCTTCGCCCAACAGGTTTACGGGCTTGGCCGGCCGGGCGACGTGCTCCTTGCCATCAGCACCTCAGGCCGGGCGAAGAACGTCTGCAACGCGGTGATCGTGGCGAAGGCGTTCGGCTTGAAATCCATCGCCCTCACGGGACGCACTGGCGGCGATCTCGCGCCACTCGCCGACATCGCGATCAAGGTTCCGTCCGATAACGTCGCCGAAATCCAGGAGCTGCATCTCCCCGTTTACCACTGGCTCTCGACCGAACTGGAAGACGTTTTTTTCTCCGGGTGGCAAGAGCCGCGAAGCTTTTTTTGA
- a CDS encoding DUF4436 family protein — translation MEETTKSKKPMMVGIVLLLIFAGLYVFVLNAYRNEGANRSAELVADTAKAGENRIDVSGRIVTADPIKGDVVVRLEFSPHGSFASGDGGMLSRDLDLYVSSATGKNVHEFKKGKRMNPVEAVVEIYDGEPMDYPFDSHSAELSFFFEPSAGKGGEPASAEAIPMAVEMRGSVAGLRLDTEIAKENTPDHAVIDISIQRATTAVFFSVFIMIAMWALVIGVLCLVFRVFAGHRKIEISMFSFLGALLFAFPALRNSQPGTPPIGTMSDFLAFFWAEVIIALSLLAVVLRWIIRGPGGDAPK, via the coding sequence ATGGAAGAGACGACGAAATCAAAGAAGCCAATGATGGTCGGTATTGTCCTGCTGCTCATTTTCGCGGGCCTTTACGTCTTCGTTCTCAACGCTTACCGCAATGAAGGTGCGAACCGCTCCGCCGAGCTGGTCGCGGACACCGCGAAAGCCGGCGAGAACCGCATCGATGTCAGCGGTCGTATCGTGACGGCCGACCCGATCAAAGGCGACGTCGTAGTGCGGCTCGAGTTCAGTCCACATGGTTCGTTCGCTTCCGGTGATGGCGGAATGCTCTCGCGCGATCTCGATCTTTATGTTTCGAGCGCCACGGGGAAAAACGTTCACGAATTCAAAAAAGGGAAACGGATGAATCCAGTCGAGGCCGTCGTCGAAATCTACGATGGCGAGCCGATGGATTACCCCTTCGACTCGCATTCCGCGGAGCTGTCGTTTTTCTTTGAACCATCTGCGGGCAAGGGCGGCGAGCCCGCTTCTGCCGAAGCGATCCCGATGGCGGTCGAAATGCGCGGCTCGGTCGCCGGGCTTCGTCTCGACACCGAAATCGCCAAGGAAAACACGCCGGATCACGCGGTCATCGACATCAGCATTCAGCGCGCGACGACGGCGGTTTTCTTTTCCGTTTTCATTATGATCGCGATGTGGGCGCTGGTGATCGGGGTCCTCTGCCTGGTCTTCCGCGTTTTTGCCGGCCATCGCAAGATCGAGATCTCGATGTTCTCGTTCCTCGGGGCGCTTCTCTTTGCCTTCCCAGCGCTGCGCAACAGCCAGCCGGGCACCCCGCCTATCGGGACGATGAGCGATTTCCTCGCGTTCTTCTGGGCGGAAGTGATTATCGCGCTCTCCCTGCTCGCGGTGGTGTTGCGCTGGATAATTCGCGGACCGGGCGGAGACGCGCCAAAGTAG